A single window of Ovis aries strain OAR_USU_Benz2616 breed Rambouillet chromosome 24, ARS-UI_Ramb_v3.0, whole genome shotgun sequence DNA harbors:
- the MPV17L gene encoding mpv17-like protein isoform X1 encodes MVSWWQALTRAAGRYPWPANVLLYAGFFSGGDALQQLLRGGPPDWQHTRHVATVAVAFHANLNYVWLSLLERALPGRAPRTILAKVLCDQALGGPVYVSTFYAGMSILQGKDDIFLDMRQKFWNTYKSGLMYWPFVQLTNFSLIPIRWRTAYTGLCGFLWATFLCFSQQEGDGTFKSAFTFRRIKGTDEVEKPPEK; translated from the exons ATGGTGAGCTGGTGGCAGGCTCTCACGCGCGCCGCCGGGCGTTACCCTTGGCCAGCGAACGTACTGCTTTACGCCGGGTTCTTCTCGGGCGGCGACgcgctgcagcagctgctgcggGGCGGCCCGCCCGACTGGCAACATACGCGGCACGTGGCTACCGTGGCCGTGGCCTTCCACGCGAACTTAAACTATGTGTGGCTAAGCCTGCTGGAGCGCGCGCTGCCTGGGCGCGCGCCGCGCACCATCCTGGCCAAGGTGCTGTGCGACCAGGCTCTGGGCGGGCCGGTGTACGTCTCTACCTTCTATGCCG GTATGAGTATTCTCCAAGGAAAGGATGACATATTTTTGGACATGAGACAGAAATTCTGGAATACGTATAAG AGTGGTCTGATGTACTGGCCTTTTGTACAG CTGACCAACTTCAGCCTCATTCCCATTCGCTGGCGAACAGCTTACACTGGACTCTGTGGTTTTCTGTGGGCCaccttcctctgtttttctcaaCAGGAAGGTGATGGCACCTTCAAATCAGCTTTTACTTTCCGTCGTATCAAGGGGACAGATGAAGTTGAAAAGCCCCCAGAGAAATGA
- the MPV17L gene encoding mpv17-like protein isoform X2, with protein MVSWWQALTRAAGRYPWPANVLLYAGFFSGGDALQQLLRGGPPDWQHTRHVATVAVAFHANLNYVWLSLLERALPGRAPRTILAKVLCDQALGGPVYVSTFYAEWSDVLAFCTADQLQPHSHSLANSLHWTLWFSVGHLPLFFSTGR; from the exons ATGGTGAGCTGGTGGCAGGCTCTCACGCGCGCCGCCGGGCGTTACCCTTGGCCAGCGAACGTACTGCTTTACGCCGGGTTCTTCTCGGGCGGCGACgcgctgcagcagctgctgcggGGCGGCCCGCCCGACTGGCAACATACGCGGCACGTGGCTACCGTGGCCGTGGCCTTCCACGCGAACTTAAACTATGTGTGGCTAAGCCTGCTGGAGCGCGCGCTGCCTGGGCGCGCGCCGCGCACCATCCTGGCCAAGGTGCTGTGCGACCAGGCTCTGGGCGGGCCGGTGTACGTCTCTACCTTCTATGCCG AGTGGTCTGATGTACTGGCCTTTTGTACAG CTGACCAACTTCAGCCTCATTCCCATTCGCTGGCGAACAGCTTACACTGGACTCTGTGGTTTTCTGTGGGCCaccttcctctgtttttctcaaCAGGAAGGTGA